The genomic DNA TCAGCACAAAATAAGGTGATCTGCTTTGCGAGCAGATACGACTCTTTCTTCTCGGAGTCTTTATTTTCTTCGTCCTGCTTTTTCTGAATGGGTTTGTAGAAAATGATTTTTGTGCCCCATCGACCCGAAGGGACATCACTAGGACGCTTCTTGATTTGAAAACCAAGCTCCGTCCATTGTTTGAACGTCCCCCACCACTTGGATTGAAGTCCGAGACGTTCCGAAGCAACCCAAAGTAACAATGGATTAATCCCGCTGTATGTCTGCTTTGAGATGACATTTCTCGGCATCCCAGCATTGCTGTCGCACTTCCAAGGCATTCTCCAAGGCAGTGTTTTCCCCGATTCAATTGCTACGACGATTTGCTTAGTGATCTGCTCACGGACTTGAGTATTGGATGGCATATCTTGCTTTCAAAATGAGTTGTTGGTTGCTCATTGAGAAAGACAAAAAATTTTTCTTCGGAGGATGAAAAATGATTTGAGATGCATAAATAATTGCATGATTACTTTTACCGAATTCATCACGTACCTCAGTTTCCACGAAGTCTCTTCCTTATTTGATAGGGAGGGATTTAATCGACTATTTAAAAGTGAAGTCCAAAAGCTGATAAGCAAGACTGATGATCCCGAACAAAAAAGCCAATTGATAAGGTTTCAAAACATGGATTTTGTGGGCTACCTTGATCGATCACTTAGATCGGCTGGATTTGACGAAGAGTCGCTGGATGAATTGGTAAGTGAAGTTATTCAGCATTTGGTGATGGGGAAATTTTTCAGTAGTTGGAAAGGGCAGCCGATTGAGGGAAGATTTAAGCTTTCAGTGAGAAATGCGATTCTCAACTTGGTGCAAAAACGAAATCAAAAAAGGAAAAGATTTCCCAACGCAGATGTGCATGCGATGGGATTGCCCGCACCTGATAAAAACTTATCTCAAACGTTGGTTGACGAATTCAGAGATTACCTCAGGCTTAGGGCAGGTAATGAAGCGGTCCAAGTACTCGATGCTCGGCTATCGAACGTCCGAATGAAAGATTTATCGTCTGAGTTTGGATCGTCCTACAGGGTCAAAGAAATCGTCAAGATTTTGAAGCAGACAGCGACAGAATTTGCGGCTGACGATCCCGAATATTTTGAACTGGTTCAGAAAGCGATGGAAGAAGATGAGGAGAAGGTAGGGAAGAGGTTTGGAAGGAACGGAGATTCGTGATCAACTTTTAACAATGCTGCTCAATATCGCATCCCACAACTGTTTTCTTGCAACCAATGTTTTTATCGCAGCTTGTTCCACAACAATCCATTTCTGCTCATCGTCTTGGCATAACTGTTCAATAAGACGGTTTGCCATCGGTCCATGCTCGTCCCCATCCAGTCCAATGTGTCGTTCGAGATAATATTTGAACTCATCCATTCTACCATCTGTTTTCACATTAAGCTCATCAACAATTCGTTGGAAGACATTGGGTAGTAAATCTTCCCGTCCAAAAGTGAAAGCGGAGGTAATCGCTATAGGATCGTAAGAATCAATGATCTCGAAGGTGCTCTGGATGAAGATTACTGCTGGTTGGGGAATATCGGAGGAGATCAATGCCTCATGTAATGTCATGTGTTTCAGATTGAAAAGGAACTTTTCAATTCCATCAACGCTTGCACCACAGGTTTTCATGGATCGACAGTAGAGTTCGAAGTGACTGGCAAAGCCACCTCTTCCATCTTCATCACTCTCTTCAGCCAAGACGATTTCATTGATCATCCGACAGGCTGATGCATCTGACGATGGATGCCAAGGAACTGTGGTGCATGCAAATTGATTTTGCAACGACTTGAGCAGTGACATAAAGTCCCACACCGCATAAACATGATGTTCCATGAAAGTGTGAAATGCATCGAGATTGTTCAAGTGGTTGTAGACAGCATGATTAATCAAAGCGTTTCGATGTGGTGCGATTTGGGTGAGGAGGTGTTGGATTCGAGACACGGCGGCAGCTTTTCACCTTTTCAATTTGAGTGTTTGATTTCTATGAAATTATAGCCATCTCTCATACGCTTCCAACAACATGTTCAACGGATTGGGAGCAGCTACGATCACTTCCCACTTGGATTAGGTTGTTTACTTTTTTTGCGGCAAGCATCAGAACAATACCTGACTTGCTCCCAGCAACGTTCCCACTTCTTTCTCCATGAGAATGGACGATTACAGACTGGACAAACTTTTGATGGGAGGTGAGGCTTTTTATGAGACACAGTAATGCCAGTAACGACTTTGCCCTTGCGTGGAATCTTTGGGAAGCGGAGCAATCAGATCGGGCTTCACGGCTTTAATTGCCGTCTCAACTTACCCAATGCGTTGCCTCATGAGCAAGGTTCGGGAAATGTCTGGGAACAATATGGAACTGTTGAACAAAAGGCAGTAATTGGCTCGACTAAGAATACTGCGAGGTCATCGTTTCCATCTATTGAGGTAGGTAGTTAAACGCTCTTCCGTTAAGATAGGGTTAGGAAACAGATCGAA from Rubinisphaera italica includes the following:
- a CDS encoding DUF3050 domain-containing protein, which produces MSRIQHLLTQIAPHRNALINHAVYNHLNNLDAFHTFMEHHVYAVWDFMSLLKSLQNQFACTTVPWHPSSDASACRMINEIVLAEESDEDGRGGFASHFELYCRSMKTCGASVDGIEKFLFNLKHMTLHEALISSDIPQPAVIFIQSTFEIIDSYDPIAITSAFTFGREDLLPNVFQRIVDELNVKTDGRMDEFKYYLERHIGLDGDEHGPMANRLIEQLCQDDEQKWIVVEQAAIKTLVARKQLWDAILSSIVKS
- a CDS encoding DUF2256 domain-containing protein, with translation MSHKKPHLPSKVCPVCNRPFSWRKKWERCWEQVRYCSDACRKKSKQPNPSGK